CAGTAAAATATAGCCCCCAATATATTCATGCACAATGAAGCAGCTGGCAGGCACCCAGCTGAGGGCCACGCTGATATGCTCATCAAACTTGATGGCTGCCTGGTAGCCATAAGGTGGGAGAGATAAAGAAGCAGTTCCTGCCCTGCCTGGATCTGGCCAGGACACCTATCCCCATCCCTACCCTCACTCTAAGCCCACTTCCTGGTGTCCCAGTTGACATTCCACTGGCAAATGTTGCCAAGTCTTGACCTCATCACTCAGCCAAGTCAGTTGTTGGCAATGCCCAGGATCTCATCCTTAGTGTTGCCCTTGAACCTGGTCCTCAGGAGGAGAGAAAATGAGCAAGGGCTCCACCCTGCATGGTCCAGAGCCCACCCAGAGTATGAGCAATGGTCCAGAGCCAGCATGACTGAATAAGAACTGTGTCCCTTCCCCCAGTTCTTCAACTCACCAGTTCTGAGACCCTAATCAAGTCTCTTAAGTTCTCTGGGCCTCAAGTTCCTCATCTCAAAAATGGGATGTAATCATTATAATAGAATGTAGCAGCCCCTCCCCCAAATTGTGATAAAAATTTTATAACCATGTTTctagtgttattattattttttttttttgaggatgtgAAGCAATTTTAATCACCACCCTTAGATAGGGGCAGCCGGGGTGTCTGAGCACAGGGCCGTCCCATCCCCTGGGAGTAGCTTGAGGCCAGCCCTTTTGTTCTGGCTGTGGTTTGTTTCCCATCCAAGCTCCCCAAGTCCAGGCGGAGTGTCTGAGGACCGCCAACCTCCAGGGTCACATTTATAAGAGCAGGGTTTGAGGTTCCATGGGGCAAGAAGAGCCCAGGTCTCAGAGGGCTGGTGTGTTGACACTTGTGTACACACATATCCCGTATCTGCTCTCCCCTCGCCTGGCTGCACTAGGACTGGGATGACATGGTAGCAAGTGCTTGTCCTCAGACCAGTGAAGTTTTCTGACAGCAGCAGAGACTCCTTCACAGCCACCAGCAATCTCAGGGGCAGCAACAGGCGCTCCTGGGCTCGGAGCCGGGACAGCACCAAGAGGGTGGTGGCAAGCAGGCTTGCACTCAGCATCACAGCACCTGCAATAACCCCATAGGCACTTGGGTTTCCAGAATGGTCCCTGATGGAGCAGACTGTGGCATTTCTGAGAGAGGTGACACTCTCCGTGGTCACAGAGGTCCCCAAGATTGTAGTATTCTCTTTCTGGAAGGTCTTATTGGTTCCACAGCCAAGCTCATCACTGGAGTCAGGACAGTCTGAGTGGCCATCACAGTGCCACGTGTGGGGGATACAGGTGTCACCCTGTAAGCAACGCTGCTCTCCTGCTGGGCAGGCTGGGTGGCTGCAGTTCTGGAGCCTCTCATCAGTGCCACCACGACAGTCACTGGTGCCATCACAGGAGCAAGGATTGCCAGGGGTTGGCAAGCATTGCCCATTCTGGGCACACGGCTCAATCCTGCACTCCTCCTCGTCACTGCGGTCGTAACAGTCCCAGTCGCTGTCACAGCGCCAGGTAAGTGGCACACAAAAGCCATTGATACGGCATTGGAAAAAGGCAGGAGGGCACGAGCCTGGGGCCTGGGCCAAGGACCGGGTCGGGAGTTGGGTCGGGGCAGCCTCCAGGCCTACTCCGAGGCCGAACAGCAGCCGCAGCGCCAGGCCCAGTGCCGCTGTCCGCCGCGCTCTGCCCCGCTCCATCAAGCAGCTAGTCGTGTGGCCCGGCTGCAGCCACGCGCAGACCCGCCTGCGCTCTTATTCCTACGCACGCGCACGCCTCTAgtgttattatttattcattcaataaatacacTTTGAACATACATGAAATGCCAAGCAGGATGTTATACTGTGggtttacaaaaataaatgcagCAATTTTCTGATCaatctttgaaatatttctttgtaaagaaaataaaaagaaatatgcatgAAGATGATAACAAGGTAAGTAGGTATTACATGAGAATATcaaatttcttttgttaatactaactaaaaatgctaacaatttaCTCATAAAGTTTGTACCAGTAAATTCTCCCaacaatttttaataatagaTGGTACCtacattttacacatgaggaaaatgAGATTTAGAGCAGCTAGTTAACTAGCTTAATATCATACAGTTTTTAAGTGTcagagagagattttaaaaaatcttgtttgggggcagcgcctgtagttaagtgagtagggtgccagccccatataccgaaggtggtgggttcgaacccagccccagccaaactgcactaacaacaacaagaaaaaaaaaatagccaggcattgtggcgggtgcctatagtcccagctacttgggaggctgagaaaagagaatcgcctaagcccaagagctggaggttgctgtgagctgtgatgccacagtactcttccaagggcaacaaagtgagactctgtctttaaaaaaaaaaaaaaagaaagaaaagaaaaaaaatcttgtttcttAATTGGAgtatggaatttctttcttttcttttcttttattttctttttttgagtctaTCCTACATGACAGTTCAATGCTGTGTTCTGTCTTTCCAATGCACAACATGGGAGCATTCTGGATGTTTCAGGCCACTTATCAATATATTCTTGACTTATAGTCTCCCTGCCAATGGGAATTCATAAATATACACACTTCTTTGTGTACATGTAAATACATTCTCTGTGTTGGGAAGTAGGCAGGTCTGATCAGTGATTACTGATGGATTCCGAGAAGTGAGGACATGGAGACAAAATTGCTGGGGCAGGGAAGGGTGGAAACTTGTCCAATTACAAGCTGGGGAGAGGCCTGAGCCAGCCCTATCTCCCAGGTCTCCCTACAGtgctccttttcctcctttgtgACACTAGGGATCTCATAGGCCTACTGCCTAGAAACCATGGGCAAAAGGATGATGCCTCAACACTAGTGTCTGCAGTAGGTGCTGCTGGAAGCATTGCCATCGCCATTGAGTCCAGGAACCCAGGCTACAGTTCAGACTCATGTGCTTCCTTGCTGTCTGAGGGTGAACGTACAGTGGCTCACCCACTTTTAACTCCTATCTGGGACCTCATTAGAGCACACTATTTATCATTCAactatttgttcaataaatgagTGAACTTGCCCAATTTAATCACTTACTCTATTCCAAGTCCTTGTCCACCTGTTAGACATGTGGCAATAAGGAatagatgctttaaaaaaaaaattcacaatcaattgtaaaacaatttaaacaaacatAGTTATTGAGTGTTAGtgagaaaaaagaacatacactggagagtTTATTGAAGTTATTGAATCAACAAAAGATTGAGAATGATTCCTATCTCATTTGGTAGTTTGAGCCACCATCCCAATTGGTTCCGAGTGTGACAGACTTCTCTACTCCTTTTCCAGAGCAACACTTACTCCTCTCTCC
This is a stretch of genomic DNA from Nycticebus coucang isolate mNycCou1 chromosome 14, mNycCou1.pri, whole genome shotgun sequence. It encodes these proteins:
- the LOC128564500 gene encoding CD320 antigen-like, producing the protein MERGRARRTAALGLALRLLFGLGVGLEAAPTQLPTRSLAQAPGSCPPAFFQCRINGFCVPLTWRCDSDWDCYDRSDEEECRIEPCAQNGQCLPTPGNPCSCDGTSDCRGGTDERLQNCSHPACPAGEQRCLQGDTCIPHTWHCDGHSDCPDSSDELGCGTNKTFQKENTTILGTSVTTESVTSLRNATVCSIRDHSGNPSAYGVIAGAVMLSASLLATTLLVLSRLRAQERLLLPLRLLVAVKESLLLSENFTGLRTSTCYHVIPVLVQPGEGRADTGYVCTQVSTHQPSETWALLAPWNLKPCSYKCDPGGWRSSDTPPGLGELGWETNHSQNKRAGLKLLPGDGTALCSDTPAAPI